A stretch of Desulfuromonas thiophila DNA encodes these proteins:
- a CDS encoding SseB family protein has translation MNDSPTGLSLDQALEEYRDNPENPDVQSRFYDLVLNTVFFLPLHPETEPPAAEGEEQSQGFPLVLESDGDDYLLLFDSEQRLQDWAQQPVPFMKAPGYLLAEQSQAPLHWALNVGTDFSKTFVPDEIAWLAEVVQQCQQADAADED, from the coding sequence ATGAACGACAGCCCGACCGGCCTGAGCCTTGATCAGGCCCTTGAAGAGTACCGCGACAATCCGGAAAATCCCGACGTGCAAAGCCGCTTCTACGATCTGGTGCTCAATACGGTGTTTTTCCTGCCGCTGCATCCCGAGACCGAGCCTCCGGCAGCGGAAGGCGAGGAGCAGTCTCAGGGGTTTCCGCTGGTACTTGAATCGGACGGTGATGACTACCTGCTGCTGTTTGATTCCGAGCAGCGTCTGCAGGATTGGGCGCAGCAGCCGGTTCCCTTCATGAAGGCACCGGGCTATCTGCTGGCCGAACAGTCGCAGGCGCCGCTGCACTGGGCGCTGAATGTCGGGACGGATTTTTCCAAGACCTTCGTACCCGATGAAATTGCCTGGCTGGCCGAGGTGGTT